In one Corallococcus sp. EGB genomic region, the following are encoded:
- a CDS encoding GMC oxidoreductase has product MKTSKTVYDAVVVGSGACGGWAAKQLTEAGLQVLVLEAGRGEKADRALHLVHRVKQKLGYRIESDASRKSRQSVQSTSFAWPFHPHAFVDDVDNPYTTPDDAPFAWIRARQVGGRTSVKSHGRQFYRLSDFNFHAGSLDGLSPDWPLSHADLAPSYEIVERWMGLKGNPDGVDTLPDSVFSGPAPLSPGEVRLREKVKARWPQRHLVARRTANAPVTLPAALKTGRLTLRSHAIASHILHDPNTGRVTGVSFIDANDGTSEEVHAKVVVVSAGTIESTRLLLHSRNRAFPEGLANSSGLVGRHLMDHMYLQGIEARMNLPAHLQQKEHGWAYIPQFRNVTERHPGFARGYGIQVFTFDDQMHLVPFGEMLPRAENRVTLSDTVKDRWGIPAAHIECRHSDNELKMTEDAAAACQEMIEEAGCTVEKINKTLSQPGMAIHEVGTARMGKDPKTSVLNPFNQSWDVPNLYVMDGSCFPSQGPQNPTLTMMALTVRACAHLVGELKAGRL; this is encoded by the coding sequence ATGAAGACGTCGAAGACGGTCTATGACGCAGTGGTGGTGGGCTCGGGCGCCTGTGGTGGATGGGCGGCCAAGCAGCTGACGGAGGCCGGACTCCAGGTGTTGGTACTGGAGGCGGGCCGCGGTGAGAAGGCGGACCGGGCACTTCACCTGGTGCACCGCGTGAAGCAGAAGCTGGGCTACCGCATCGAGTCGGACGCATCGCGCAAGTCACGTCAGTCCGTGCAGTCCACGAGCTTCGCCTGGCCGTTCCATCCGCACGCCTTCGTGGATGACGTGGACAACCCCTACACGACGCCGGACGACGCGCCCTTCGCGTGGATCCGGGCGAGGCAGGTCGGCGGCCGGACCAGCGTGAAGAGCCACGGCCGCCAGTTCTACCGGCTGTCGGACTTCAACTTCCACGCGGGCAGCCTGGACGGGCTGAGCCCGGACTGGCCGCTGTCGCACGCGGACCTGGCGCCCTCCTACGAAATCGTGGAGCGGTGGATGGGGCTGAAGGGCAACCCGGACGGCGTGGACACGCTGCCGGACTCCGTCTTCTCCGGCCCCGCCCCGCTGTCCCCCGGCGAGGTCCGCCTGCGCGAGAAGGTGAAGGCCCGCTGGCCCCAGCGCCACCTCGTCGCCCGGCGCACCGCGAACGCGCCGGTGACGCTGCCGGCGGCGCTGAAGACGGGGCGGCTGACGCTGCGCTCGCACGCCATCGCCAGCCACATCCTGCACGACCCGAACACGGGCCGCGTGACGGGCGTGTCCTTCATCGACGCGAACGACGGCACCTCCGAGGAGGTTCACGCGAAGGTGGTGGTGGTGTCGGCGGGCACCATTGAGTCCACGCGGCTGCTGTTGCACTCGCGAAACCGGGCGTTCCCGGAGGGCCTGGCGAACAGCTCGGGGCTCGTGGGCCGGCACCTGATGGACCACATGTATCTGCAGGGCATCGAGGCGCGCATGAACCTGCCCGCGCACCTGCAGCAGAAGGAGCATGGCTGGGCCTACATCCCCCAGTTCCGCAACGTCACCGAGCGCCACCCGGGCTTCGCGCGGGGCTACGGCATCCAGGTCTTCACCTTCGACGACCAGATGCACCTGGTGCCCTTCGGCGAGATGCTCCCGCGTGCGGAGAACCGCGTCACGCTGAGCGACACGGTGAAGGACCGCTGGGGCATCCCCGCGGCGCACATCGAGTGCCGTCACTCGGATAACGAGCTGAAGATGACGGAGGACGCGGCCGCCGCCTGCCAGGAGATGATTGAAGAGGCGGGCTGCACGGTGGAGAAGATCAACAAGACGCTCTCCCAGCCGGGCATGGCCATCCACGAGGTGGGCACGGCGCGCATGGGCAAGGACCCGAAGACGTCCGTGCTCAACCCGTTCAACCAGAGCTGGGACGTTCCCAACCTGTACGTCATGGACGGCTCGTGCTTCCCCTCGCAGGGCCCGCAGAACCCCACCCTGACGATGATGGCGCTCACCGTCCGCGCCTGCGCCCACCTGGTGGGCGAGCTCAAGGCCGGCCGCCTCTGA
- a CDS encoding TetR/AcrR family transcriptional regulator has protein sequence MSRPQRVLDPEIDEAARAVFLEQGPSAPLQDIAKRLGISQAALLHRVGTKEALMARALRPVPPSALALLAHGPKDDTSIEDQLLEALLHHRDFLRRLVPWLFVLHYSALGGARALHLETPPPVALREGLTKWLARAKRAGRVDLAEPKVAAEALCGALEARCFNAHVGGATYAPGEDATVLRQLIRVLLTPREASARARKKPLKRTTR, from the coding sequence ATGTCCCGTCCCCAGCGAGTCCTGGACCCAGAGATTGATGAAGCGGCCCGAGCCGTCTTCCTGGAGCAGGGGCCGTCCGCGCCGCTGCAGGACATCGCGAAGCGGCTGGGCATCTCGCAGGCGGCGCTGTTGCACCGGGTGGGCACCAAGGAGGCGCTGATGGCCAGGGCCCTCCGCCCCGTGCCCCCGAGCGCCCTGGCCCTGCTGGCCCACGGCCCGAAGGACGACACGTCCATCGAGGACCAGCTCCTGGAAGCGCTCCTGCATCACCGGGACTTCCTGCGCCGGCTGGTGCCGTGGTTGTTCGTGCTGCACTACTCGGCGCTGGGCGGCGCGAGGGCCCTGCACCTGGAGACCCCGCCCCCGGTCGCGCTGCGCGAGGGCCTGACGAAGTGGCTCGCCCGAGCGAAGCGGGCCGGCAGGGTGGACCTGGCCGAGCCCAAGGTGGCAGCGGAAGCCCTCTGTGGAGCACTGGAGGCCCGCTGCTTCAACGCCCACGTGGGCGGAGCCACCTACGCCCCTGGCGAGGACGCGACGGTCCTGCGCCAGCTCATCCGGGTGCTGCTGACGCCCCGGGAAGCGTCGGCACGGGCCCGGAAGAAGCCGCTGAAGAGGACCA